One stretch of Paraburkholderia fungorum DNA includes these proteins:
- a CDS encoding alpha/beta fold hydrolase, with protein sequence MSPKRLLCAAVWSLCFAGMNAFAQTAAPAAEPADQPGTEAVTPAAPEPVTPAATPATPAPAATVASPAKPAATLSGPVRNIVLVHGAFVDGSSWNGVVARLQQKGYHVSSVQNPLTSLADDVAATRRVLARQDGPTMLVGHSWGGVVITEAGASAPNVAGLVYIAAIAPDLHESTVDLMKRGAQMPAGQAINADASGFLWLDRTRYHADFAADVPENLTRVLSVAQVPISGKAFSETVSQVGWKEKPSWYVLTTKDRAVSPDVQRFMADRMGAKIVPMASSHLAPVSHAGAIADVIDRAARELSRQQ encoded by the coding sequence ATGTCGCCCAAACGCCTGCTTTGCGCCGCTGTCTGGTCTCTGTGTTTCGCGGGGATGAATGCCTTCGCGCAAACCGCGGCTCCCGCAGCGGAACCGGCGGACCAGCCGGGCACCGAGGCCGTCACGCCTGCTGCGCCCGAACCCGTCACGCCGGCAGCGACGCCTGCCACACCCGCCCCCGCTGCCACCGTCGCCTCTCCCGCTAAGCCCGCCGCGACTTTGAGCGGGCCCGTGCGCAATATCGTGCTGGTTCACGGCGCTTTCGTCGACGGATCGAGTTGGAACGGCGTGGTGGCCCGCTTGCAGCAGAAGGGTTATCACGTGAGTTCGGTGCAGAACCCGCTTACCTCGCTCGCCGACGACGTCGCCGCCACGCGCCGCGTGCTCGCCCGTCAGGACGGCCCGACGATGCTGGTCGGTCATTCGTGGGGCGGCGTCGTGATTACCGAAGCGGGCGCCAGCGCGCCGAACGTCGCGGGCCTCGTCTACATTGCGGCGATTGCGCCGGACCTGCACGAATCGACGGTCGATCTGATGAAACGCGGCGCGCAGATGCCTGCGGGCCAGGCGATCAACGCGGACGCAAGCGGCTTCTTATGGCTGGACCGCACCCGCTATCACGCGGATTTCGCGGCGGACGTGCCCGAGAATCTGACGCGCGTGCTGTCGGTTGCACAGGTGCCGATCAGCGGGAAAGCATTCAGCGAAACGGTGAGCCAGGTCGGCTGGAAGGAAAAGCCGTCGTGGTATGTGCTGACCACAAAAGACCGCGCGGTGTCGCCCGATGTGCAGCGGTTCATGGCCGACCGGATGGGCGCGAAAATCGTGCCGATGGCGTCGAGCCACCTCGCGCCGGTATCGCATGCGGGAGCGATTGCCGATGTGATCGACCGTGCCGCGCGTGAGTTGAGCCGGCAGCAGTGA
- the hemN gene encoding oxygen-independent coproporphyrinogen III oxidase, with product MTTANTLFRPDLLAKYNANGPRYTSYPTALQFRETFDPADYFRAAADPGAYATDLSLYFHIPFCDTVCFYCGCNKVATKNRAHARPYLDRLKREMALQAACFDTQRPVSQLHWGGGTPTFLSHDEMAELMAATREHFTLLPDDDAEYSIEVDPREASPDTIAHLRELGFNRLSLGVQDFDPVVQKAINRIQPLEMTTSVMQAARDTHFHSIGVDLIYGLPHQTVDSFTRTLDTMIELAPDRLSVFAYAHMPQLFKMQRQMDPATLPSPTERLALLQRVVERLTDAGYVYIGMDHFALPTDELARAQAQRTLHRNFQGYSTRAECDLIGFGASSIGKVGDVYAQNAKELPAYADAIDSGRLAITRGVRLTADDRLRRDVITQLMCNLELRFDEFEAAYGIRFADTFAPELERLRSFEDDGLVSIGAGRLDVLMAGRMLVRNIAMVFDRYLGQQTLERFSRTV from the coding sequence ATGACCACCGCCAACACGCTATTTCGCCCCGACCTGCTCGCCAAGTACAACGCGAACGGTCCACGGTATACGTCCTATCCGACCGCGCTGCAGTTCCGCGAAACCTTCGACCCCGCCGACTATTTCCGTGCCGCCGCCGACCCGGGCGCGTACGCAACCGACCTCTCGCTGTACTTCCACATTCCGTTTTGCGACACCGTGTGCTTCTACTGCGGCTGCAACAAGGTCGCCACGAAAAACCGCGCGCACGCGCGTCCGTACCTCGACCGGTTGAAGCGTGAAATGGCGTTGCAGGCCGCATGTTTCGACACACAGCGTCCGGTATCGCAATTGCATTGGGGCGGCGGCACGCCCACTTTTTTGTCGCACGATGAAATGGCCGAATTGATGGCCGCCACGCGCGAGCACTTCACGCTGCTGCCCGACGACGACGCCGAATATTCGATCGAAGTCGATCCGCGCGAAGCGTCGCCTGACACGATCGCGCATTTGCGCGAGTTGGGCTTCAACCGTTTGAGCCTGGGCGTGCAGGACTTCGATCCGGTCGTGCAGAAGGCGATCAACCGTATTCAGCCGCTCGAAATGACGACCTCGGTGATGCAGGCCGCACGCGACACGCACTTTCATTCGATCGGCGTCGACCTGATTTACGGACTGCCGCATCAAACGGTCGACAGCTTCACGCGCACGCTCGACACGATGATCGAACTCGCGCCTGATCGTCTGTCGGTATTCGCGTATGCGCACATGCCGCAGCTCTTCAAGATGCAGCGTCAGATGGACCCGGCAACGCTGCCCTCGCCCACCGAACGGCTTGCGCTGCTGCAACGAGTGGTCGAACGTCTGACGGACGCGGGTTATGTGTACATCGGCATGGATCACTTCGCGCTGCCCACCGACGAACTCGCGCGTGCGCAGGCACAGCGCACGTTGCATCGCAATTTTCAGGGCTATAGCACGCGAGCCGAATGCGATCTGATCGGCTTCGGTGCATCGTCGATCGGCAAGGTCGGCGACGTGTACGCGCAGAACGCAAAGGAGCTGCCCGCCTACGCCGACGCAATCGACTCGGGGCGCCTCGCGATCACACGCGGCGTGCGTCTTACCGCCGACGACCGCCTGCGCCGCGACGTCATCACGCAACTCATGTGCAACCTGGAATTGCGCTTCGATGAATTCGAAGCCGCGTATGGCATCCGCTTCGCCGACACGTTCGCGCCGGAACTGGAGCGCCTGCGCAGCTTCGAGGACGACGGCCTGGTGTCGATTGGCGCCGGCCGTCTCGACGTGCTGATGGCCGGACGCATGCTCGTGCGCAACATCGCGATGGTGTTCGACCGCTACCTCGGACAGCAGACGCTCGAACGGTTTTCCCGTACGGTTTGA
- a CDS encoding glycosyltransferase family 87 protein, translating to MFNASAVRAKSGLSLGAGAVLLLLVAVACLALHVVHIVAKFRANPADAFSDFNLYLYAFNAVLDDPASLYDHDSLVTFLQQIGARSTGDDVFYAYPPQFALFFSPLSLLTPLAAKLVWFCGSVLLFAGGLWMLVKMAYRGTERGVGVLLVAIALLSFPLIEDTYDGQSNELLFFLLVATFFLIERGNRYAAGLFLGFAIAIKLTPVAVAGLLLLRREWRVVIVTIVVSTVLTLLTAAQLGSRVLWHYFMSDMARLNGMTMAMGGGGAPSNNSLRGALQTLSTNVGMPIPDGMLAIISAVFVLAVCLFSAYLVIRRHRDSRMDYALICMTMLMVYPVLESIHMVLALIPLLILLGSAFEPRAERLSAIGLKVEMLLGAVAVVLLFFSARFVSYTVASMIIYLLCVARYFSPSMKSWRRKSHHVRRLA from the coding sequence ATGTTCAATGCAAGCGCCGTGCGCGCGAAGTCGGGATTGAGCCTCGGTGCGGGCGCCGTGCTGCTGCTTCTGGTCGCGGTGGCCTGCCTCGCGCTGCACGTCGTGCACATCGTCGCGAAGTTCCGCGCGAATCCAGCCGATGCGTTCAGCGATTTCAACCTCTATCTCTACGCATTCAACGCTGTGCTGGACGACCCGGCGAGCCTCTACGATCACGACAGCCTCGTGACGTTCCTGCAGCAGATCGGCGCGCGCTCCACGGGCGACGACGTGTTCTACGCGTACCCGCCGCAGTTCGCGCTGTTCTTCTCGCCCCTGTCGTTGCTGACGCCGCTGGCCGCCAAACTTGTCTGGTTCTGCGGATCGGTCCTGCTGTTTGCAGGCGGGCTGTGGATGCTTGTGAAAATGGCCTACCGTGGCACCGAACGCGGTGTCGGCGTGTTGCTGGTTGCGATCGCGCTGCTGAGCTTTCCGCTGATCGAAGATACCTACGACGGCCAGTCGAACGAATTGCTGTTCTTTCTGCTGGTCGCCACGTTTTTCCTGATCGAGCGAGGCAATCGCTATGCCGCCGGTCTCTTTCTCGGCTTCGCGATCGCGATCAAACTGACGCCTGTTGCGGTCGCCGGCTTGCTGCTGTTGCGCCGCGAATGGCGCGTGGTGATCGTGACGATCGTCGTGTCCACGGTGCTGACGCTGCTTACCGCTGCGCAGTTGGGCTCGCGCGTTTTGTGGCACTACTTCATGTCGGACATGGCGCGTCTGAACGGCATGACCATGGCGATGGGCGGGGGCGGCGCGCCGAGCAACAACTCGTTGCGAGGCGCGTTGCAGACGCTGTCGACGAATGTCGGCATGCCGATCCCCGACGGCATGCTCGCGATTATTTCCGCGGTGTTCGTGCTGGCCGTGTGCCTGTTTTCCGCGTATCTGGTAATTCGCCGCCATCGCGACAGCCGGATGGACTACGCGCTCATCTGCATGACGATGTTGATGGTGTATCCGGTACTCGAATCGATCCACATGGTGCTGGCGCTGATCCCGCTGCTGATTCTGCTGGGGAGCGCTTTCGAGCCGCGAGCGGAGCGGCTTTCCGCGATAGGTCTGAAAGTGGAGATGCTTCTGGGCGCGGTTGCCGTGGTGTTGTTGTTTTTCTCGGCGAGGTTTGTGTCTTATACGGTCGCGTCGATGATCATTTATCTGCTTTGCGTCGCGCGATATTTTTCACCGTCGATGAAGTCGTGGCGACGGAAATCTCATCACGTGCGGCGACTTGCATGA
- the poxB gene encoding ubiquinone-dependent pyruvate dehydrogenase, giving the protein MGKQTIADYLAKTLAAADVERIWGVTGDSLNGLSDSLQRVGSIRWMHTRHEEVAAFAAGADAAATGKLAVCAGSCGPGNLHLINGLYDCHRNHQPVLAIAAHIPSSEIGLGYFQETHPQELFKECSHYVELVTNPSQFPRVLARAMRTAIEERGVAVIVLPGDVALAEAPEETPAWAGTLERSTVVPSEADLDRLADLLNQAGGVTLLCGSGCADAHDEVVAFADQLGAPTVHALRGKQYVEWDNPFDVGMTGLIGFSSGYHAMMSCDTLVMLGTDFPYRNFYPSHGNVVQIDRRGSALGKRAPLKLGLVGDVKATLQALLPKLKRKTDRRFLENARKHYADTRKGLDDLARPSDPGRAIHPQYLTSIIDKVANEDAVLCADVGTPTLWAARYLTMNGKRSLHGSFNHGSMANAMPQALGAQAADPGRQVISMSGDGGLSMLLGDLLTARQLDLPIKVVVFNNSTLGFVAMEMKAGGYLESGTDLAATDFAAIARGAGIYGVRIEHSENIETALREAFAHPGPAVIDVVTAKHELAMPPKIQWAQAKGFSLYMLKAVLNGRGDEVVELATTNLR; this is encoded by the coding sequence ATGGGTAAGCAGACGATTGCGGATTATCTGGCGAAGACACTGGCGGCAGCCGACGTCGAGCGCATCTGGGGCGTGACGGGCGACAGCCTGAACGGCCTGTCCGACAGCTTGCAGCGGGTCGGCTCGATTCGCTGGATGCACACGCGTCACGAAGAAGTCGCCGCCTTCGCAGCGGGCGCCGATGCCGCCGCGACCGGCAAGCTCGCGGTGTGCGCGGGCAGTTGCGGGCCGGGCAATCTGCATCTGATCAACGGGCTGTACGACTGTCACCGGAACCATCAGCCGGTGCTGGCGATTGCCGCGCATATTCCGTCGTCGGAAATCGGGCTGGGGTACTTCCAGGAAACTCATCCGCAGGAATTGTTCAAGGAGTGCAGCCATTACGTGGAACTGGTGACGAACCCGTCGCAGTTTCCGCGCGTGCTGGCCCGCGCGATGCGCACCGCCATCGAAGAACGCGGCGTCGCGGTCATCGTCTTGCCGGGCGATGTCGCGCTTGCCGAAGCGCCCGAAGAAACGCCCGCGTGGGCCGGGACGCTGGAGCGCTCGACGGTGGTGCCGTCCGAAGCCGATCTCGACCGTCTCGCCGATCTGCTGAACCAGGCGGGCGGCGTGACGCTGCTATGCGGCAGCGGTTGCGCCGACGCGCACGACGAAGTCGTCGCCTTCGCCGATCAACTCGGCGCGCCGACTGTGCACGCGTTGCGCGGCAAGCAGTACGTGGAGTGGGACAATCCGTTCGATGTCGGCATGACCGGACTGATCGGCTTCAGCTCCGGCTATCACGCGATGATGTCGTGCGACACGCTCGTGATGCTCGGTACCGATTTCCCGTATCGCAACTTCTATCCGTCGCACGGCAACGTCGTGCAGATCGACCGGCGCGGCTCCGCGCTGGGCAAGCGCGCGCCGTTGAAGCTCGGGCTGGTCGGCGACGTGAAAGCGACCTTGCAGGCGCTGCTGCCGAAGCTCAAGCGCAAGACCGACCGGCGCTTTCTCGAGAACGCGCGCAAACATTACGCAGACACCCGCAAGGGCCTCGACGATCTCGCGCGGCCGTCGGACCCAGGGCGCGCGATCCATCCGCAGTATTTGACCAGCATCATCGACAAGGTGGCGAATGAAGACGCGGTGCTGTGCGCCGATGTCGGCACGCCCACGTTATGGGCCGCACGTTATCTGACGATGAACGGCAAGCGCAGTCTGCACGGCTCGTTCAATCACGGCTCGATGGCGAACGCGATGCCGCAGGCGCTCGGCGCACAGGCGGCCGACCCGGGGCGTCAGGTGATATCGATGTCGGGCGACGGCGGCCTGTCGATGCTGCTCGGCGACCTGCTCACCGCGCGCCAGCTCGATCTGCCGATCAAGGTCGTCGTGTTCAACAACAGCACGCTCGGTTTCGTCGCGATGGAGATGAAGGCGGGCGGTTATCTCGAGAGCGGCACCGATCTCGCCGCTACCGACTTCGCGGCGATCGCGCGCGGTGCGGGGATCTACGGCGTGCGGATCGAGCATTCGGAAAATATCGAAACGGCGCTGCGTGAAGCGTTCGCGCATCCGGGCCCGGCGGTGATCGACGTGGTGACGGCGAAGCACGAACTGGCGATGCCGCCGAAAATCCAGTGGGCGCAGGCGAAGGGCTTCAGCCTGTATATGTTGAAGGCGGTGCTGAATGGTCGCGGCGATGAGGTGGTCGAACTGGCGACCACCAATTTGCGCTGA
- a CDS encoding DUF1439 domain-containing protein codes for MTRPAAPTRRRFLRAALTSFSALGITASLAACATPMFPFIPKDYTFSHQQVQDAVQRKFPYQRTVSQVFNVALTNPVVGFLPDTNRVSVKLDARFASPFMPQPVDGVFTLSSELAYDATSKSIVLRSPNVDNVSVTGEAQAYTQQINAAAAVLAQQLLTNYPIYTFKPEQLQFAGVNYEPGTITILTNGIRVQIVEK; via the coding sequence ATGACTCGACCCGCAGCGCCGACCCGGCGCCGCTTTCTGCGCGCCGCGCTGACAAGTTTTAGCGCGCTCGGCATTACCGCCTCGCTCGCGGCATGTGCGACGCCGATGTTCCCGTTTATTCCTAAGGACTACACGTTCTCGCATCAGCAGGTGCAGGACGCGGTACAGCGCAAATTTCCGTATCAGCGCACGGTTTCGCAGGTGTTCAATGTCGCGCTGACGAATCCCGTGGTGGGTTTTCTGCCCGATACGAACCGTGTTTCGGTGAAGCTCGACGCACGTTTTGCGAGCCCGTTCATGCCGCAACCGGTCGACGGCGTGTTCACGCTGTCGAGCGAACTCGCGTACGACGCGACCAGCAAATCGATCGTGCTGAGGTCGCCGAATGTCGATAACGTCAGCGTGACTGGCGAGGCGCAGGCCTACACGCAGCAGATCAACGCGGCGGCCGCCGTGCTCGCGCAGCAGCTGCTGACCAACTACCCGATCTACACATTCAAGCCAGAACAGCTTCAATTTGCCGGAGTTAATTACGAACCCGGTACAATCACAATCCTTACAAACGGCATACGCGTGCAAATCGTCGAAAAATGA
- a CDS encoding YggT family protein produces the protein MFGDIARFLLNTVFTLFGAALLLRAWLQVVRMPPYNPVTNAVLQATNWIVLPLRRILSSTKNIDWASIVAALLAAIVYVVLMVMLTGADPRALLPTLMIVAVLTVIKWALNLIIWMTILMALLSWLNPRSPAMPILYQLTAPFLNPLRRVVPQLGGIDLSPILLFVIVQVLLMVVTRAAVQLTYFVI, from the coding sequence ATGTTTGGCGATATCGCCCGCTTTCTGCTCAATACCGTTTTCACGCTGTTCGGCGCGGCGCTGCTGCTGCGCGCCTGGCTCCAGGTGGTGCGTATGCCACCGTACAACCCGGTGACGAACGCCGTCCTGCAAGCCACGAACTGGATCGTGCTGCCGCTGCGGCGGATTTTGTCGAGCACCAAGAACATCGACTGGGCGAGCATTGTCGCGGCGTTGCTCGCGGCAATCGTCTATGTCGTGCTGATGGTGATGTTGACCGGCGCCGACCCACGGGCGCTTCTGCCGACGCTGATGATCGTCGCGGTGCTGACGGTCATCAAATGGGCGCTGAATCTGATTATCTGGATGACGATCCTGATGGCGCTGCTGTCATGGCTCAACCCGCGTTCGCCGGCCATGCCGATTCTTTATCAACTGACCGCGCCGTTCCTGAACCCGCTGCGCCGCGTAGTGCCGCAATTGGGCGGCATCGATCTATCGCCGATTCTGCTGTTCGTGATCGTGCAGGTGCTGTTGATGGTGGTGACGCGCGCTGCCGTTCAACTGACCTACTTCGTGATCTGA
- a CDS encoding amino acid permease: MNSAQQQEGLKRGLKNRHIQLIALGGAIGTGLFLGSASVLQAAGPSMILGYAIGGIIAFMIMRQLGEMVAQEPVAGSFSHFAYKYWGDFPGFLSGWNYWVLYVLVSMAELTAVGTYVHYWWPGVPTWVSALVCFAAINAINLANVKAYGETEFWFAIIKVVAVIGMIVFGGFLLISGHGGPQASITNLWSHGGFFPHGFHGLFMMLAVIMFSFGGLELIGITAAEAADPQKSIPKAVNQVIYRILIFYICSLAVLLSLYPWNQVAAGGSPFVMIFSQIGSTLTANVLNVVVLTAALSVYNSGVYANSRMLYGLAEQGNAPRALMKVDRRGVPYMAIGLSALATFTCVIINYLIPAEALGLLMALVVAALVLNWALISLTHLKSRRAMVAAGEKLVFKSFWFPVSNWICLAFMALILVILAMTPGLSVSVWLVPVWLLLMWAGYVFKRRRAAAHGGAGVAGH, from the coding sequence TTGAATAGTGCACAGCAGCAAGAGGGCCTGAAGCGCGGGCTCAAGAATCGCCACATCCAGCTTATCGCGCTGGGCGGGGCGATCGGCACGGGCCTCTTTCTCGGCTCGGCCAGCGTGTTGCAGGCAGCCGGTCCGTCGATGATTCTCGGCTACGCGATCGGCGGCATCATCGCGTTCATGATCATGCGTCAGCTGGGCGAAATGGTCGCGCAGGAGCCGGTCGCCGGTTCGTTCAGCCATTTCGCGTACAAATACTGGGGCGATTTCCCGGGCTTTCTGTCGGGCTGGAATTACTGGGTGCTGTACGTGCTCGTGAGCATGGCCGAGCTGACGGCAGTCGGCACCTATGTTCACTACTGGTGGCCGGGCGTGCCCACGTGGGTGTCGGCGCTGGTGTGCTTCGCCGCGATCAACGCGATCAACCTGGCGAACGTCAAGGCTTACGGCGAAACCGAGTTCTGGTTCGCGATCATCAAGGTCGTGGCGGTGATCGGCATGATCGTGTTCGGCGGTTTTCTGCTGATTAGCGGACACGGCGGCCCGCAAGCGTCGATCACCAACCTGTGGAGCCACGGCGGCTTTTTCCCGCATGGCTTCCACGGTCTGTTCATGATGCTCGCGGTGATCATGTTTTCGTTCGGCGGGCTGGAGCTGATCGGCATTACCGCCGCTGAAGCCGCCGATCCGCAGAAGAGCATTCCGAAGGCCGTGAATCAGGTGATCTACCGGATCCTGATTTTTTACATCTGCTCGCTGGCGGTGCTGCTGTCGTTGTATCCGTGGAACCAGGTGGCGGCGGGCGGCAGCCCGTTCGTGATGATCTTCTCGCAGATCGGCTCCACGCTGACCGCGAACGTGCTCAACGTGGTCGTGCTGACGGCCGCGCTGTCGGTCTACAACAGCGGCGTCTACGCGAATAGCCGCATGCTCTACGGTCTCGCGGAGCAGGGCAACGCGCCGCGCGCGCTGATGAAGGTCGACCGGCGCGGCGTGCCGTATATGGCGATCGGTTTGTCGGCGCTGGCTACCTTCACCTGCGTGATCATCAACTATCTGATTCCGGCCGAAGCGCTCGGGCTGCTGATGGCGCTGGTCGTCGCCGCGCTGGTGTTGAACTGGGCGCTGATCAGCCTGACGCATCTGAAGTCGCGCAGGGCGATGGTCGCGGCGGGCGAGAAGCTCGTGTTCAAGTCGTTCTGGTTCCCGGTCAGCAACTGGATCTGCCTCGCGTTCATGGCGCTGATCCTCGTGATTCTGGCGATGACGCCGGGTCTGTCGGTGTCCGTGTGGCTCGTGCCGGTGTGGCTGCTGCTGATGTGGGCAGGCTATGTGTTCAAGCGCCGGCGCGCGGCCGCGCACGGCGGCGCGGGCGTGGCAGGGCATTAA
- a CDS encoding undecaprenyl-diphosphate phosphatase — MDWLLACKALILGVVEGLTEFLPVSSTGHLIVVGSLLNFTDQHAKTFDVVIQLGAILAVCWEFRRRIGTVLIGLPTRPEARRFTLNVIIATIPAIVLGLLFEKNIKAALFSPVPVALALVVGGVVILWAEARQRARGKTEARVTNVDDLSPLDALKVGLAQCFALVPGTSRSGATIIGGMLFGLERRVATEFSFFLAIPIIFGATAYELYKDWHLLSADALGSFALGFVAAFVSAFICVRWLLRYIASHDFTVFAWYRIGFGLLILLVGYSGALSWAD; from the coding sequence ATGGACTGGCTACTGGCTTGCAAGGCGCTGATTCTGGGTGTCGTCGAAGGGCTGACCGAATTTCTGCCGGTGTCGAGCACCGGGCACCTGATCGTGGTCGGGAGTTTGCTGAATTTCACCGACCAGCACGCAAAAACTTTCGATGTCGTTATCCAGCTCGGCGCGATTCTCGCCGTGTGCTGGGAATTCCGGCGGCGCATCGGCACGGTGCTGATCGGCCTGCCGACCAGACCGGAAGCGCGGCGCTTCACGCTGAACGTCATCATCGCGACGATTCCGGCCATCGTGCTCGGCCTGCTGTTCGAAAAAAACATCAAGGCGGCGCTGTTCTCGCCGGTGCCGGTCGCGCTCGCGCTGGTGGTCGGCGGCGTGGTGATTTTGTGGGCGGAGGCCCGTCAGCGGGCGCGCGGCAAGACCGAAGCGCGCGTGACCAACGTCGACGATCTGAGCCCGCTGGACGCGCTCAAAGTCGGCCTAGCCCAGTGTTTCGCGCTGGTTCCGGGCACCTCGCGCTCGGGCGCGACGATTATCGGCGGGATGCTGTTCGGACTCGAGCGGCGGGTCGCCACCGAGTTTTCGTTCTTTCTCGCAATTCCGATCATCTTCGGCGCGACCGCTTACGAGCTTTACAAAGACTGGCACCTGCTTTCGGCCGACGCGCTCGGCAGTTTCGCGCTCGGTTTCGTGGCGGCGTTCGTCAGCGCATTTATCTGCGTGCGCTGGTTGCTGCGGTATATCGCGTCGCACGATTTCACCGTGTTCGCGTGGTATCGCATCGGCTTTGGCCTGTTGATCCTGCTGGTTGGCTACAGCGGCGCGTTGAGCTGGGCCGATTGA
- a CDS encoding YkgJ family cysteine cluster protein: MTKRASPFDSADHACRPDCGACCIAPSISSPIPGMPHGKPAGVRCVQLGDDLRCAIFGQPERPACCSGLQPQTEMCGSNRTEALAWLTQLEVMTRPQSGQVAAGQ; this comes from the coding sequence GTGACGAAGCGCGCGTCTCCGTTCGATTCCGCCGATCACGCGTGCCGCCCCGATTGCGGCGCGTGCTGTATCGCGCCGTCGATTTCGAGTCCGATTCCGGGCATGCCGCACGGCAAGCCGGCGGGCGTGCGCTGCGTGCAACTCGGCGACGATCTGCGCTGCGCGATTTTCGGCCAGCCGGAGCGGCCGGCGTGCTGTTCCGGCCTGCAACCGCAGACGGAGATGTGCGGCTCGAACCGTACGGAAGCGCTCGCGTGGCTGACGCAGCTGGAAGTGATGACTCGGCCGCAATCCGGACAAGTCGCAGCCGGCCAGTAA
- the trmB gene encoding tRNA (guanosine(46)-N7)-methyltransferase TrmB — protein MIHDPNDTGLPDELPAPSSEAADQPAADDAPQGDALHHRRIRSFVTRAGRVSTGQRRAMDELGPRFVVPYTPEQPDWNTVFGRQAPRVLEIGFGMGATTAEIAGHRPDDDFLGVEVHEPGVGALLKLMGEQSLSNIRIIQHDAVEVLEQMIAPDSLDGVHIFFPDPWHKARHHKRRLIQPKFVALLVSRLKPGAYLHCATDWQNYAEQMLEVLGADPALDNTADGYAPRPEYRPVTKFERRGLRLGHGVWDLVFRKRAAA, from the coding sequence ATGATCCACGATCCAAACGACACCGGCCTGCCGGACGAACTTCCCGCGCCCTCCAGCGAAGCCGCTGACCAACCCGCCGCCGACGACGCCCCGCAAGGCGATGCCCTCCACCACCGTCGCATCCGCAGCTTCGTCACGCGCGCTGGCCGCGTATCGACCGGCCAGCGCCGCGCGATGGACGAACTCGGCCCCCGCTTCGTCGTGCCCTACACGCCGGAGCAGCCCGACTGGAACACGGTGTTCGGCCGCCAGGCTCCCCGCGTGCTGGAAATCGGCTTCGGCATGGGTGCGACCACGGCGGAAATCGCAGGGCACCGTCCCGACGACGACTTTCTGGGCGTCGAAGTCCACGAACCGGGCGTCGGCGCGCTGCTAAAGCTGATGGGCGAGCAGTCGCTGTCGAACATCCGCATCATTCAGCACGACGCGGTCGAAGTGCTCGAACAGATGATCGCGCCGGACAGCCTCGACGGTGTGCACATTTTCTTCCCGGACCCGTGGCACAAGGCGCGCCACCACAAGCGCCGGCTGATCCAGCCGAAGTTCGTCGCGCTGCTGGTGTCGCGTCTGAAGCCGGGTGCGTATTTGCACTGTGCGACCGACTGGCAGAACTACGCCGAGCAGATGCTTGAAGTGCTGGGCGCCGACCCCGCGCTCGACAACACGGCTGACGGCTATGCGCCGCGCCCGGAGTATCGTCCGGTGACGAAGTTCGAGCGACGCGGACTGCGGCTCGGCCACGGCGTGTGGGATCTGGTGTTCCGCAAACGCGCGGCGGCATAA
- a CDS encoding M55 family metallopeptidase: MKVLISADIEGVAGVFHPEQTRAGNGEYEAARRWMTLEANAAIEGAFAGGASQVWVNDSHGGFRNLLPDLLDPRAQVVLGKPRTLGMMAGLEYGAALVFMIGYHAMAQTRGILSHTINSFAFARVAFDGVELGEAGVYGALAEEYGARVALLSGDDVFAEETAPRFPDARFVVTKSATGHASGVTQSPANAREAIRSAACEVVRQHIAGGHAPHAVRLSQTKPVDCELRVQTSALADLFCQWPTLTRIDAVTLRFSAASAEHAVRMLNCLSAMSFMLR; the protein is encoded by the coding sequence ATGAAAGTCCTCATTTCCGCCGATATCGAAGGCGTGGCCGGCGTATTCCACCCTGAGCAAACCCGCGCGGGCAACGGCGAATACGAAGCCGCGCGCCGCTGGATGACGCTCGAAGCCAACGCGGCAATCGAAGGCGCGTTCGCGGGCGGAGCGTCGCAAGTGTGGGTCAACGATTCGCACGGCGGCTTTCGCAACCTGCTGCCCGATCTGCTCGATCCGCGCGCGCAGGTCGTGCTCGGCAAACCCCGCACGCTCGGCATGATGGCCGGGCTCGAATACGGCGCGGCGCTGGTCTTCATGATCGGCTATCACGCGATGGCGCAAACGCGCGGCATCCTCTCGCACACGATCAACAGTTTTGCATTCGCACGGGTCGCGTTCGACGGCGTCGAGTTGGGCGAAGCCGGTGTGTACGGCGCGCTGGCTGAAGAATATGGCGCACGTGTAGCGCTTTTATCCGGCGACGATGTTTTCGCCGAGGAAACGGCGCCACGTTTTCCTGATGCACGCTTTGTCGTCACGAAGAGTGCGACCGGGCACGCGAGCGGCGTGACGCAATCGCCAGCGAATGCGCGCGAGGCGATCCGCAGTGCTGCTTGCGAAGTGGTGCGGCAGCACATCGCCGGCGGTCACGCGCCGCATGCGGTCCGCCTGTCGCAAACGAAGCCCGTCGATTGTGAACTGCGTGTGCAAACCAGCGCGCTGGCCGATCTGTTCTGTCAGTGGCCGACGCTCACACGCATCGACGCCGTGACGTTGCGCTTTAGCGCGGCATCGGCAGAACATGCTGTGCGGATGCTGAACTGTCTTTCCGCAATGTCGTTCATGCTGCGTTAG